From the Quercus lobata isolate SW786 chromosome 6, ValleyOak3.0 Primary Assembly, whole genome shotgun sequence genome, one window contains:
- the LOC115994583 gene encoding serine/threonine-protein phosphatase 7 long form homolog: MTITLRDVEVIFGLPIDGDVLVGPTAVVDDGGWRQLCTELLGFSPPNDNKTLVGQKILISRLVEAVAAPLPHDATEMQIHRYARCYILALIGDKLFMDKSGDRVHLMFLDFMRNLRDPPQYSWGSGCLAWLYRELCRASEKGASQIGGACTLVQYWAWARLPFLCPRIEPPPGCDYGPWPYAPLASK, translated from the coding sequence ATGACAATCACCCTACGAGATGTGGAGGTAATTTTCGGACTTCCTATAGACGGTGACGTCTTGGTTGGGCCGACTGCTGTGGTGGATGATGGGGGTTGGAGGCAATTGTGTACGGAGTTGCTGGGTTTTAGTCCGCCGAATGACAATAAAACATTGGTGGGGCAAAAAATTCTCATCAGCCGACTTGTTGAGGCCGTTGCAGCGCCATTGCCTCATGATGCAACGGAGATGCAGATACACCGGTATGCCCGGTGTTATATTTTAGCGCTAATAGGAGACAAACTTTTCATGGACAAGTCAGGAGATAGGGTGCATTTGATGTTCCTAGACTTCATGCGTAACCTTCGTGATCCGCCACAGTATAGTTGGGGTAGTGGTTGCCTGGCCTGGTTATATAGGGAGTTGTGTCGGGCAAGCGAGAAAGGGGCATCGCAGATTGGTGGGGCGTGCACGTTGGTCCAGTATTGGGCATGGGCAAGGTTGCCATTCTTGTGCCCGAGGATAGAGCCCCCACCTGGATGTGATTATGGCCCATGGCCATATGCTCCACTTGCATCTAAGTAA